The proteins below are encoded in one region of Streptomyces cyanogenus:
- a CDS encoding DUF2269 domain-containing protein: MKLSRPARRASLVVHVAASASWLGLTLGSLALAVTATATGSAVTAEASVRAMKLFSDWLLLPVAFLTSLSGVLLSVGTPWGLLRHRWVTVKFWLTLAATAATAFALRPGLDTAVTAMTPSGPAPGPGDLLPAPIVSLCAYVFMTAISVLKPWGLTRRGRNHRTTARRPAPAPAGQEAAVR; the protein is encoded by the coding sequence ATGAAGTTGAGCCGACCCGCGCGCCGGGCCTCCCTCGTCGTCCACGTGGCCGCCTCCGCGAGCTGGCTCGGGCTCACGCTCGGATCGCTGGCTCTCGCCGTCACCGCCACCGCCACCGGCTCGGCGGTGACGGCCGAGGCGTCCGTCCGGGCGATGAAGCTCTTCTCGGACTGGCTGCTGCTTCCCGTCGCGTTCCTCACCTCCCTGAGCGGTGTGCTGCTGTCCGTGGGCACCCCGTGGGGACTGCTCCGCCACCGGTGGGTCACCGTCAAGTTCTGGCTGACCCTCGCCGCGACGGCCGCCACGGCCTTCGCGCTGCGCCCCGGCCTCGACACGGCGGTGACCGCCATGACGCCGAGCGGCCCGGCACCCGGCCCCGGCGACCTCCTGCCCGCCCCGATCGTCTCCCTGTGCGCGTACGTCTTCATGACGGCGATCTCGGTCCTCAAACCCTGGGGTCTCACCAGACGGGGACGGAACCACCGCACCACGGCCCGCAGACCGGCACCGGCGCCGGCCGGCCAGGAAGCCGCGGTCCGCTGA